The following proteins are encoded in a genomic region of Hypanus sabinus isolate sHypSab1 chromosome 19, sHypSab1.hap1, whole genome shotgun sequence:
- the podxl2 gene encoding podocalyxin-like protein 2 — MNPTQYLLCVLISLCLYCAMMVAAQSQTFNSSSGKDLTNVTYLDFTSTEVEMDALGDVVGQSEVELSTVAGDSQEESSSSQPSLPGNSGIQEDPEASSESTTATSLLPPVPFSEAVAGELDELNPFSSTLEPWFSLVTMTSPSGFAEMLGLPPASPTNTRLMRPGSTMEQPSSRAAEGSALGGQKEPTATRPGTPEAPAVTLGFTDTVLKPSSSSVLQQLLPGVVGITGSARTLTMARGSISPAGPPIGSGTGVGTATPDPDHRTATEVESKAEEPGQHPEEVQEPGVPIGRGGSQKMTQVVCRDWNKLAGKSYVILNMTENSECEVFRSHNGLELLKIVAESFSRKLSTPTSSWLLSLSKPSEHDKHLLMMLASDRGTIPAKEVITMLGDVKDHLREIGIQNISSAMGCQGRPNQPRGDYGKLFIVLVIIGSICAVIIVSGFVYICWQRRLPKLTHMSHGEELHFVENGCHDNPTLDITIDSTVEMQEKKPSVNGDAIERSGGWNALVNKRSKDEGDSFEEDTHL, encoded by the exons TTTCTTTATGCCTTTATTGCGCAATGATGGTGGCGGCCCAGTCGCAAACTTTCAATTCCTCCTCGGGAAAAGATCTCACCAATGTGACTTACTTGGACTTCACATCGACGGAAGTGGAGATGGATGCCTTGGGGGATGTTGTGGGTCAGTCGGAGGTCGAACTGTCAACAGTGGCTGGAGATTCTCAGGAAGAATCAAGCAGCTCCCAGCCATCACTACCTGGGAATTCTGGGATTCAGGAGGACCCAGAAGCCTCTTCAG AAAGCACAACTGCTACATCCCTCCTTCCACCAGTGCCATTTTCAGAAGCCGTGGCTGGTGAATTAGATGAACTGAATCCATTTTCTTCCACGCTGGAGCCTTGGTTTTCCCTGGTGACCATGACCTCACCATCAGGCTTTGCTGAAATGTTGGGATTGCCTCCCGCCTCGCCAACCAACACCAGGCTGATGAGACCTGGCTCTACGATGGAGCAGCCCAGCAGCAGAGCAGCAGAGGGATCCGCACTCGGGGGTCAGAAGGAGCCCACGGCCACCCGCCCGGGTACGCCAGAAGCGCCTGCAGTCACCTTGGGCTTCACTGACACTGTCCTCAAACCCTCCTCTTCCTCGGTCCTGCAGCAACTCCTCCCGGGTGTGGTAGGGATCACTGGATCTGCTAGGACCCTCACCATGGCCAGGGGCTCTATCTCACCTGCAGGCCCTCCCATTGGGAGTGGGACAGGGGTAGGCACTGCCACCCCTGATCCGGACCATAGGACTGCCACGGAAGTGGAATCCAAGGCAGAGGAGCCCGGACAGCATCctgaggaggtccaggagccaggAGTCCCCATTGGCAGAGGAGGATCTCAGAAGATGACACAG GTTGTCTGCAGAGACTGGAACAAGCTGGCTGGCAAGAGTTACGTGATCTTGAATATGACGGAAAACAGTGAATGT GAAGTTTTTCGATCCCACAATGGACTGGAGTTGCTGAAGATTGTGGCGGAATCGTTCTCAAGAAAACTGAGTACTCCCACGTCCTCTTGGCTGCTATCCCTGAGCAAACCCAGTGAACACGACAAACATCTCCTGATGATGCTGGCCAGTGATAGAG GTACAATACCAGCAAAGGAAGTTATCACCATGTTGGGAGATGTCAAGGATCATTTGAGAGAG ATCGGAATCCAAAACATCAGCTCAGCCATGGGATGCCAAGGGAGACCCAACCAGCCTCGTGGGGATTACGGGAAGCTCTTCATTGTGCTGGTTATCATTGGCTCGATCTGTGCTGTGATCATTGTCTCGGGCTTTGTCTACATCTGCTGGCAGCGGCGGCTCCCCAAGTTAACCCACATG TCCCATGGTGAGGAGCTCCATTTTGTTGAGAACGGTTGCCACGACAACCCAACCCTGGACATTACAATAGACAGCACGGTGGAGATGCAGGAGAAAAAGCCCAGCGTGAACGGCGATGCCATTGAACGTTCCGGAGGCTGGAATGCCCTGGTGAACAAAAGGTCGAAAGATGAGGGGGACAGTTTTGAGGAGGACACACACCTTTGA